Within Myxococcus stipitatus, the genomic segment CGTCCCGACACGCGCTCGTCATGGCGCGGACAGGGGCTTCGAGGTCGCCGCCTCGGCCGCATGCTCGAGTGCCTCCGTGGCGGGAGCGCTCACCCCCATCCAGGCGAAGAGGCGCTCCAGGACGAAGGCCCGCTCGGGCTCGGCGAGGCCGGCGATGTTCGCACCGTGGTTGCCCCCCGGAGCGAAGAAGCGGAACGCATCGTTGTCCTCGCGCACGGAGAATGCCGTGGCGGAATACGGGTCATTCTCCCCGTAGATGAAGAGCATCCGCTCTCCGTGGTCGCGCACCCAGTGCTCCACCCGAAGCATGGCCTCCATGTCGAACGGCTCCGTCACGGGGAAGCTCACGTACACGTCAGGCGTGTTCTCCCCGGGGTAACGCAGAAGCCCTCGCAGGTGTTTCGTGGGGAAGCGCGACCAGCCCAGCTGCGTCGCGGCCTGATAGTAGGCGTACTCGAAGGGGGCGATGAAGCGGTCCGCATAGGTGTAGACAACGCCGACGACTTCGTCCAGGAACGCGAACGTCTCCTCCGCCGGCGCGCCGGGCGCGGGGATGCTCGCGCACGCGGACGCGCCGCCGTACTGCCAGAAGTAGAAGAACGCCTCGACGGCGGAGAACTCCAGCGCGCGGTCCGGACCGCCCACGACGGTGAAGCCGGTGTTCAACTTCGCTCCCAGCGCTTCCACGAAGGGCAGGAGCTCCTCGCGGCGCCGCAGCACGTCCTGCTGGAAGGACTCCAGCTTCGCGCGGCAGTCAGCGTCCCCCAGCGTCGCGAGGAAGTGGACGTAGCGCACGTCGTACAGCCCATGGTTGCTGGGCGCGACATACGGAAGGGTGGCGTCCACGTCATTGGGGTAGAAATAGCGGTGATACACGGCCGTCACCCCGCCCTTGCTGCCTCCGGTGGAGAGCCAGCGCGCGGGGTAAAGGGGCTTGAAGGCCTGGACGGCGCGGTGGCTGTCGCTCGCGGCCTGGTAGATGGTGAGCAGCCGCGTATCCCGGGTTGCCGGGATGGACGTCCCCATGAAGCGGTGCTCCACGGAGAGCTGGTTGGCGCCGAGCAAGGCGGTGGGCTCGGCCTGCCAGGGCCTGGATGCCAGCATGTAGCCCTCGGTGGAGAGCACCATGGGCGCGTCCACCGAGCGGTGAAGGAGCGTCATCCGGAGCGCGAAGCGCTCCCCTTGGGGATTCTCATGGTCCGCTGGCTGGTCGAGTTTCAGCAGGAAGAAGCGCGTGCCCGGAAACGGCGACGGCTGCTCGAGGACGACACTGAGCCCGGGGATGGCTTGGAGCCGGGCGAGGATGTCTTCGGATTCCGCCGGGGTCTCGAGCGAGGCCACGGACTGCTCCGGTGGGGGAAGCTCCGCGAGGGATGTCTCCCCACACGCCTGCAGCATCATGGCCATGGCCAGCAGCCATCTCGCGCTGTGAGTCTTTGTCATGCGATGCACCTGGGGGGGTTCGAGGTGCTGTGCAAACGCATGCCGGGCACCGCCATATCGGGCATGCCGGACCCCCTTGGCGGAGTCAGTCCGGTCGGACGGTCTGGCGGGAGCGGGCCAGCGCCAGCGCGCCGAGGACCATGCCAATCACCCCCATCGCCAAGGCCACGAAGGCCCCGCCTCGCCCGTTTCCGGTGCCGATGTCACCCGTGGAGCGAGCCAGATGCAAGCCGCTGAGGAGCACGCCGAAAATGGCCGCCACGAGGGCGGTGGTGGCCTTGCTTCGCCTGGTGGCGGCGTCGGGACCCCGGGCGGAGCGGGCCAGGGCCCTCCCTCCGATGACCACGCTGCACAGCCCCACCGCGGCGGCCACGAGGGCTTCGAATCGCCCGGAGCCGGTGCCGAGTGGCGAGGCGGCATGACTCACCCCTCCATCGAGTACAGCCACCACGAACAGCGCGACACAACCCCAACTCGAGTTCCGAAACAGGGACATGGAAGCGTCTCCTCCTCGCCCGGACGCTAGGGGCGAAGCAGGACGCTGGATTGGACGAATTTTACCTGTCGCCGCCCGGCAGCGCGACATGGTTCTCCTTCACGTCCACACACCGGTGGC encodes:
- a CDS encoding S28 family serine protease gives rise to the protein MTKTHSARWLLAMAMMLQACGETSLAELPPPEQSVASLETPAESEDILARLQAIPGLSVVLEQPSPFPGTRFFLLKLDQPADHENPQGERFALRMTLLHRSVDAPMVLSTEGYMLASRPWQAEPTALLGANQLSVEHRFMGTSIPATRDTRLLTIYQAASDSHRAVQAFKPLYPARWLSTGGSKGGVTAVYHRYFYPNDVDATLPYVAPSNHGLYDVRYVHFLATLGDADCRAKLESFQQDVLRRREELLPFVEALGAKLNTGFTVVGGPDRALEFSAVEAFFYFWQYGGASACASIPAPGAPAEETFAFLDEVVGVVYTYADRFIAPFEYAYYQAATQLGWSRFPTKHLRGLLRYPGENTPDVYVSFPVTEPFDMEAMLRVEHWVRDHGERMLFIYGENDPYSATAFSVREDNDAFRFFAPGGNHGANIAGLAEPERAFVLERLFAWMGVSAPATEALEHAAEAATSKPLSAP
- a CDS encoding DUF6223 family protein, whose translation is MSLFRNSSWGCVALFVVAVLDGGVSHAASPLGTGSGRFEALVAAAVGLCSVVIGGRALARSARGPDAATRRSKATTALVAAIFGVLLSGLHLARSTGDIGTGNGRGGAFVALAMGVIGMVLGALALARSRQTVRPD